Within the Apis cerana isolate GH-2021 linkage group LG9, AcerK_1.0, whole genome shotgun sequence genome, the region ACATTCCACGCTCGTAAACAGAAGCGTACGCTTAGGTATGTGCGCCTGAAGGAATTGCAGGAAGAGATTCCTGTGGAAGGTCGATTCGTCTCGGGCGGTGCGATGTTTGCGATGGTGGTGATGATGACGACGACGgcgataatgatgatgatgatgatgatgatgatgcgCTCGTTGAGCTGCGACGCGCGTGCGACGCGCGCGCGAGAAGTCAATTAATATTCTCGGTTATGGGACACGGGACGGGAGCGTGTCGAACGGGCCTGCTTGTTACACGTGTCTCGAACGGTGGAGAGGATCGCGCACAGGATTGGGCCTTGCGAGATTTCGAGGAAAGCTGAGATTGGGCGCCGTGTGCATCTTAGGCTGCGTTCTCATTAAAGCGATGGAAATAGATGGTGAAAAAAGATTTCGAGCAAAAATTCGAGCGAGCGTTTTAGGCTACGTTCTCATTGAAACGATGTCACAGGAAAATCTGGGATGTGGATGGAACGGTGAACAAAAATCGTGACCTGGgatattcgagaaaattgacCATGTGCGTTTTAAGCTGCGTTCTCATTGAAGCGATGTCAgaggaaaatttggaaaacgtGGATGGAAAGAAACGGATGGAAGAAAATCGTGAACTGGGATTTGGTGTAtgagaaaaattgatgaattgaaaatgatcgaacaacatatatatcttaaactGCGTTCTCATTGAAGCGATGTCAgaggaaaatttggaaaacgtGGATGGAAAGAAACGGTGAAAAAAATCGTGAACTAGGATTTGGTATATGAGATTTTCAgaataattgattgaaaatgatCTTATATCTTAGATCTTAAGCTGCGTTCTCATTGAAGCGATGGAAATGGAATGTGGAATCacgatttcgaatattcgGGCAAAAATTGGCCGTGTGCGTTCTCGTTGAAGCGATATCAGAGATTTCGTGCaggtagaaaaaaataaactaggATTTGGTATTTTGGAAGCGATTCTGTCAGAGGAAAATTTGGATTTTGCGTACTTAGTTGTAATACAAGAAAAAGATCCCATACAGTTTTTGGCGTTCATTGGATTTCAAAGAAAGCGTgcaattaattggaattaacgACGCACCATGCGCATTCTCTAGTAAAGCACGACGCCGGAGAGAGGAACGTTCGTGTGAATAAAATAGCGAAGAAGAATGTGTGCCAGTCTTTGGTGTATGGGATTTCGAGGAAAGTTGATACGATTAAAATTGACGACGCATTTTAAACTGCGTTCTCACTAAAGCGACGTGGTGGAAAGGAACGTTTGGATTCTGTTTTGGTTTCAAGGTAACATGTATACACTGtaggaatatttaatatatgatataacaatattaataactaaGCGGATGTTGTTGAGACgaagaaatatgatataagaATGTAAATGTGACAgaggaattattatttcgtttaattcatGCGCAAAGATACaattgagaaaagaaagaaagaaaggaaaacagaagaaaaaagataaataattacgtTGGACATGTTAAAAGCTTTGGCTTCCCGAGGAAGATTCAGCAACATTGAAAGACGCAGAGTACGGGCCGAAATTAAAACTAGCACTCTGCGCATTCGCTTGACTTTCCTCTATGGAAAGACCTCCATTCGTGCTGATGGATTCTGCGGAAGATTCCGCGAAAGATTCCGATGCGCTACCCTGTGCTGGATAAACTATAGGTTCTGGATAACCTGGTCGCGATAGTATCGGATTCGAGAATCCTTCATTGAGGAATCCAAACTGTGGCGACCGTTGATCCCTCTTGTTATCTGTGCCaagtaaatagaaatataaatcaatcttAGTAGATTGATTATTCGATCACGTAACGTTTTATCATTCGTAATAATACAAGtctcttaatataaaaaaaatgtaaaattataaaaaaaaaatgagcaaacgttctttctttctttaaataaacgaaCTAACCAACAACTTCGGACGTCGCTTCTTTTACAGGGCTCAACGACTCCTGGCTCTGTAACACTTGGGCTGGTTTCGCGAGACAGATCTGGCAGATGATGGTGCACAACACGAGCAACGAGAGGATACGCGTCGTCATTTCGACGAGGGTCAAATCTGGATTCGAGTGATTCGCGCGAACAGAAGtgtagaaaaataatcgtaGGAATTCGTTGTGAGCACGATGCTTTTATACGAGGAACCCTTCACCGCCGAAATCCAACGAAGACACCCATAATTCCGTCATTTCTAGAGATCACTGTTCGTGCTTGTCATTGGCTTTTAACGAGTGGACGACCTTACTTTTCAGGGACGAACGAAAGTGGATCTCAGGAAAGTGTCGGCCGCTAATCAGCTTCGGGGAATCACGTGATAaaaaggcaaaaaaaaaaaaagagagagatgaaGAGAGGAGTCGAATATTGAAAGACGAAAGATGTAAGTTAATACTTTCTTAAGATCATGTTTTATTCAACGATCTTTGGGAATTCTCGATATTAAATCTGTCGCtttgataattaatcgattaattttcattcttccattccaagtttctttttttcctagaataatcttatttttattgcaacgaTGTGCGTAATAAAATACAACGATGTTGTTGCTTACGAGAGTAGAAGAGCGAggagggaaaagaaataaaataaaattaatgaagaagaaaagtatatttctaaataaataacgaattcgCGTCGTTATAATTTGTTAGTCTTACGTTAAATTCAGTCTTGTATCTCtccataaaataaatctagaataataattacaatttttacatcTTAATTCTTACAtcttaacattattaattatatgtaaacttAATCTATTGTgctttactatatattatttttctacgttACCTAACCAAAATCATATTTACAGAAAACTTAttcgaagaatataatttatagaaatatacataaatacatttaatttctacATTCTAGAACGAACGTTTTGTCAATAATCTTTGAACGAGTGAGGCTTCTTCAAAGGGCAACTTGTACGAATTGACCTTCATGTTCGATCCCGTGGACCTTTGTGGACGTAGATGATGGATGGGATTAAGAAGTTActaatcttttctttcgagCCTTCTTTTTACCTTCCAACCTTCGAAACTGGAAAAAATTTCTGGTAAGCGATTAAGATATCGAttgtttctcaatttttcccttcaaaaaaaaaaaaaaaagaaaaaaaatattttaatttcaagaataatcGAACTCgttaagaaagaaatgttatttACCTCCTTGTCCATTTAACTCCTTTTCCACTGTTCTCCTTAATCTTCTTAATCTCACTTTCATAAtctctgaaaatatatattaaatatttttacattatatttatacgatagataaattacatatgataaataataaatttctaaatatttttaggcACATTAATTCTAGAACAGGTAGAAGAGGTTCTACGAATATCGTTGAAcgcgaattaattttaataattcacaaaAAATCACTCACTTTTCaacgaagaaaattcatttttgaagaaCGGAAAATCGATATCCATCGTTTCAGCGACGGCAAGGAATAGCAGGAAAATGACTTCGTCCATGGTCAGGATCCGTACCAGTACTGAACGCATCCGAATTTTGAAACTTTCCTTTTAAAGGGGTTTTTGTCGTCATTATTGGGGGAGAAACTGAAAGTTTCAGCCAGATAATGGTAAAATCTTTGACCTGGCACCAGGTAACCCTACCTGGAAttttaggaaaataaaaatcaataaaatcaagGGATCATATTAACGGAACAATAGCGAGTTTTTCTAAAGAACTTTTCTTTCACAATGAAATCGAGGAAAATTATTTGGGACAAAAGAAGATAACTaatggaagataaaaaaaacagtTATAAATAGTTCCACGTTTTTCTTAAggaaatgtgaaatatatatatataaatggataggaatttttttcgattcttaaaaaatttttttcgatcaaaGTTAATCGATCTTTAAGGATGTCATTGCCACGTGTCGTCGTCGTTGAGGATTTCTTCGTAAAGATTATATCAGCCacgttctatatataatgaacACGATGGCGGAAAATGTAatggaaaaatgaagaagTGACACAGTCACCAATAATAGTTATTTACGATCGTCGTTCAATGTCGCCGTTTGTCAATGTTTCATAAACATTATGAATCATGAAACAAGCGTATTTGCACATCGACCAATATAGTTTCTTAagagaaatttgtaaaaattgtcgaatatacacgaattgataaaaaaagtaaaaaagtgcAACTCGTTTTACGCAAGAATCTCAACAAATTTGATGACTAAATGGCTTTCTTAGTAAAAGGcgtgtattaaaaaatggattgaaataaattaaacgaaagattTCGTAATTACTTAACGATTATTTCACGTTACGCTTAtctaatagttttttaatgaACTAAGGTCAAAGATATCCaccgatagaaaaaaaaaaagaaaagaaaagaaaagagagaatttaaaattttatatgacttCTTATACGTTTTAATgacggaaataaaaataaatattcaataatatttatattgcgtAAGAGCGTGAAGTATGATAAGCCAGAATAATAGATGGAAACTCCGTGGAAgtcgtaaaataaatgatacttAATGTAAATACAATTGTCGGTAATTACGTGCAAATTACGAGAATTCGTGTGCAGAGATATCAATAGGAGACAAATATACCgacatattttttgatttttacttCGTGTTTGTACGACAAGATATCCGGTTCTTTACATTTACAACAACTAATTATTCGTAcgtaaattattgtttatacgGAAAAAGTTTGGAGAAGAATTGAATTGttttgaaagagaaataagtataattgaatttattgcgGATAGAGGTTGTACGAAGATCATACGCCTTCGCATTTATTCGTATTcgcttataaattaatataaaaatgtcgataattaaaatactaaaatcgcaaattcgatatttgattGGATGCTATgtataaagatagaaaaaaaacattatctcGTTCGTATTACTATCAcgatttaagattaaaataactaCGCTCGTtacgttaaatataattttaacgtaattacgtacaaagttttttaattacatgctACATCGttttatagtattaaaataacGTTCAAtcttaaatatctattataaaatcggAAAAAACGCTAATCATGTGTCGAGTATTATCCACTTATACGATAAAACACGATGGAAGTCGctttgaaaagtttttaaatggaCTGACGCTTCGACAAAGTGAACAAATTAACGAAGACAAATTTAATATCCGATATCAACgttggaaaaaagataaaaaaggatTTCGAGGATTTTCTCAAACGGTGAATACTTCCTATGCTTCGTGTATTGGCAAGAATATTATcacaaatgataataaatttattttttgaatgctCGACTCtgatgaaatttcattcattattcattcacagttaaagttttcatttttaaagataaagcgCAATAAAATTAGTTACATATCAACACATCGAGTTGTAAAGTAATTACGATTTCGATATTACATTGCCATGATCCAGCATGGGTAATCACATTGCGTCGATCGATGTTCGAGTCGATAATCGTTTTAAACCGATGTACCTTTGACTCTTAATTCCATTGACGTGTTTCAGATCCTACAAGCTAATCGGTAGAGTATCCTAAAAATCGAGTTTCGAGTGATGGCACGGTCCATGGCGTTCGTAATATTTCcacgattaaataattcgagagagcaaaattaattaaataacgagTATATCCAAATGTTTGGATGATTAATCTCTGAAGACGAGCAAACTCCTCGTGTCCACGTTGGCGGATGCAGAGCTGGAGGCGAAACTGTTGCCGGATCCCGAAGACGCTTTGCTGGATGCTTGTGCATTCGCATTGGCCGACCCATTTCCAAAACCTGACGACTTGGCGGACGATTTGGCGGACGCATTGCTACCAGAAAATCCTTTGAACGAGTTCGAATTCGCGTTTGCAATTGCGTTTGAGCCTGAGGAATGGAGacgaaatcatttaattagGACCACACCTAATTGGATTGCATCGGCCATGGATAACACACTGGCCCTGTCGCCTATGAAAGCAATAGCAGATAATGAATGAACGAGTTTGGGATGAAAAAGTGCGATGAAACGAAGTTAGATACTTGTTGCTTTTAGAATATGTGAGAGTTAAGCAATTCCTGCATGTAAATTGCAATTGACTTCTTGTCAATTATAAATGGATGCTTTTCAATaagatgttaaataaatttgtagcaATTGCAGCTCACATTGGATGAGATTCGAAGCGAAAGCAACAAGCTTagcttaattataaatatatatacgtacttCCTGTTCCAGAAGAAGCGGAAGCTTCAGCCTTGGCACTAGCACTGGCGGATGCATCTCCAAATCCGAAACCGTTTCCATCGTAACCACTATTACCAGATCCACCGCTTCCAACATTTGCAACAGCATCAGCTTTGGCATTTGCACCAGCGAATCCTAATCCTCCAGTACCAAAAACTAATCTAGAATCTGATCCATCTTTGGATGGTCCAACATTAAAGCCATTGGATCCAGATCCAGATCCAGCATTTGCTCCAACATTTGCTCCAGCATTTGCTCCAGCATTTGCTCCACCAGTTCCAAAAGTTGATCCAGACGTTCCAAAAACTGGAGTACCTTTTGAAGGTACATCATAACCTCCAGATCCGCTGCCTCCAACTCCTGTATTCGCTCCAGCATTTGCTCCACCATTTCCAAAAGCTGGTCCAGATGTTCCAAAGACTGGAGCACCTTTTGTTGGTACACCATAACCACCAGATCCGCTGCCTCCGGCGTTTACTCCTGCATTCGCTCCAGCATTTGCTCCTCCAGTTCCAAAACCTGGTCCAGACGTTCCAAAGATTGGGGCACCTTTTGTTGGTACACCATAACCACTAGATCCGCTATCTCCAACGTTTACTCCTGCATTTGCTCCAGCATTTGCTCCTCCAGTTCCAAAAGTTGGTCCAGACGTACCAAAGACTGGAACACCTTTTGTTGGTACACCATAACCACCAGATCCGCTGCCTCCAACGTTTACTCCTGCATTCGCTCCAGTATTTGCTCCTCCAGTTCCAAAAGCTGGTCCAGACGTACCAAAGACTGGAACACCTTTTGTTGGTACACCATAACCACCAGATCCGCTGCCTCCGGCGTTTACTCCTGCATTCGCTCCAGCATTTACTCCTGCATTCGCTCCAGCATTTACTCCTGCATTCGCTCCAGCATTTGCTCCTCCAGTTCCAAAAGTTGGTCCAGATGTTCCAATGACTGGAGTACCTTTTGTAGGTACACCATAGCCAGCAGATCCACTACCTCCAACGTTTACTCCTGCATTCGCTCCAGCATTTGCTCCTCCAGTTCCAAAAGTTGGTCCAGACGTTCCAAAAACTGGAGCACCTTTTGTTGGTACACCATAACCACCAGATCCGCTGCCTCCAGCGTTTACTCCTGCATTCGCTCCAGCATTTGCTCCACCATTTCCAAAAGCTGGTCCAGATGTTCCAAAAACTGGAGCACCTTTTGTTGGTACACCATAACCACCAGATTCGCTGCCTCCGGCGTTTACTCCTGCATTCGCTCCAGCATTTGCTCCACCAGAAACTAATCCAGTTTGATAAGTAGGAACAGCATAGCCATTGTTACCGGACCCAGAATTTCCAAATGCACTTCCCGTATTTTCAAATACGGTACCTGATCCAACTCCGCCCTCGTAATTTGTACTTGGATTAACAGGACTTTGTTTAACAGGCTGACCGTATCCACCTGTATTCGCACCAGCATTAGCATTGGCGATAGCTCCTGCATTGGCTCCTGCATTTGCTCCCCCAACGATCGTAGGTACGTTCGTTTCATAGCTTCCTGGTTTGCTTCCTTGACCAGGATAAGTAGTAGGAATAGGACTACCTCCATTCTGTTTTTCAACAGTTTTTGCACCATTAATTACGTATTCTCCAAGTCCATGAGGACTTGCACTAAGTTGAAATTCAGGATTGAGGAAAGGATTTTGCGCTCCAATTTGTCCTTGAGAGATAACACCAGCATTAGCAGCAGCATTTGCAGCAGCGTTGGCACCAACATTGGCACCTGCATTTCCTTGACCTTGTCCACCAGTTAGGAATGGATTACTCGATCCAGCTTGATAATTACCCGCACCCTGACTTCCTGACCCTGATGTTCCTGGATATGCGTTTCCAAGAACACCTGCGTTAACGCCTGCATTAGCGCCTGCGTTAGCTCCTCCGCTTCCTTGAGATCCAGTCAAGAAAGGATTGTTCGTTCCGATGGAAGTAGTTGGAGCATTTCCAGGATAGTATCCCGATTGCTGAACAGGATAGCCGTTCGCACCAGAAATGGAATTAGCTCCTGCATTAGCTCCTGCATTAGCTCCTGCATTAGCTCCTGCGTTAGCTCCTGCATTTGCTTTGGCATTTGCATTTGCAATGGCGATGGCATTAGCATTGGCGTTTGCGTTAGCTCCTGGATAACCATTCTGATAGTTTCCAACCGGATTGATCGGTTGGCCGTATTGAGCCTTTCCATCTTTACTAACTCCtgctgaaaaaaataatatctataaataccaaggaaaatttatgataatataaaaaataaatgtacatGCTGTTGACTTGAATACATATATCTGTGCTGTTGGAAACAAGATCTGCGTAAACGTgccgttgaaaaataattacaacagTTAAATATCATGATGGATTCTCGTGTTAAATGTTAAACATATTGAAAAGGGAACGAAACCTGTTCGATCTgtttaagattaataacaattcacACAAATTGTACATATATCTCGAGTATATTAGTATCGATCCGATGTATTTACACGAAGAAATAATACAATCCTCTCCTTGAAACGACAAAGAATAGTTTCTCTCTGCAAGTGCAATCAATGTGATGTATCATCGTGCCCATTTTACACATCGTCCGTCGATTTATTCAAACAACAGATATCTAAATCATCGATGCGACATAGCGATTGCAATCGACAATCCTCTTCAACGTGAAACAATGTTCTTTAGTCACATGTGCAAATCAGCAGCCAACATCCGTTCGAGGCAGCTCACCTTGGCTATGATATGCCGGGTCTTCGATCACGATCACTTTGATTGTCTCAGGGCCGTGATCAGGTTGTGGATACCTCTCGAAAGATGGCCTGCCGAATGATGGTGGTGATGGCTTACCGAATGATGGTAGCCTACCGAACGGCGGTGGATTACCGAATGGTGGTGGCCTACCAAATGGTGGCCTGCCCAATGGTAGCCTGCTCAATGGTGGCCTGCCCAATGGTGGCCTGTAGACTGGTGACGGATCTACGATCACTACCACGGTTTCTTCATCGTCATGAGGACGATAAGGAATCTGTGTGAATTGAACCGGAGGCATCTcgttatcaattatttcagcccttcgaagataattataatgatacatGATGACAatgacgatgacgatgatgatgacaACGGCGAGAAGGACGTACTTTCAACCTTTATTCACCATCTCGATATGAGATATGAGGAattgaattatcgaaattatttcagaaaatctATTTGATTTGAGAAACGACCATGATTTATACCTTGCTACCGGTTACCGCGTTGCTTCGAGTTCCCGAAGAATAATATCCATTTGGTAATTCCACGCCGCCGTTCGATTCGAATTGTCGGTCTACGTCGCTTTTCATTCCAGGTTTATAGCCACTCGTTACACCATCGATAATGTTCGTCTTCGCGTTTGCATCCGCAATTGTACCACCATCGTTCCACGATCCTCCAGGAGCGTAATAATCATCGGATGATCCTGTTCCACTAATAGAATTCGCTTTCGCGTCCGCGCTTGCTGTTGCGGCTGCATTACCTCGAAAACTTTCAGGAGCCGTGTAATAGCCGTCGAGCGTTCCCGCGCCATTATTCGCATTGTTACTTTTAACATTCGTATTTGCGTTGGCACCGGTATCAGATAAATCGTATCCGGGAGAATAATAATTGGCCGGTGATGCACCGGTATAAGGAACGGCGTTCGAATTCGCGTTGGCGTTCACGTTCGAGTTCGCACCTCTGTTTGCATTATAgttcgcgtttgcattagcaTTTGCAGCGGCGCTCGCAACGGTATTCGCAGCGTTATAACCATCATTCGGATTCGTGATCGACTGAGAACCACCGGAGCCGTCGTATTGTTGCACGTCTGTCGG harbors:
- the LOC108003649 gene encoding uncharacterized transmembrane protein DDB_G0289901 isoform X5 gives rise to the protein MRYLECFVPLMVLSCLASSFAEPGVLFDLAKDHQKRVAGLLDPLGLFHKKDQSSSSSHSYGSNLQLGPLSFSSSLASSSATAEGNGATSVAKANSQAFGQGSAKADASAIANAQAGVSKDGKAQYGQPINPVGNYQNGYPGANANANANAIAIANANAKANAGANAGANAGANAGANAGANSISGANGYPVQQSGYYPGNAPTTSIGTNNPFLTGSQGSGGANAGANAGVNAGVLGNAYPGTSGSGSQGAGNYQAGSSNPFLTGGQGQGNAGANVGANAAANAAANAGVISQGQIGAQNPFLNPEFQLSASPHGLGEYVINGAKTVEKQNGGSPIPTTYPGQGSKPGSYETNVPTIVGGANAGANAGAIANANAGANTGGYGQPVKQSPVNPSTNYEGGVGSGTVFENTGSAFGNSGSGNNGYAVPTYQTGLVSGGANAGANAGVNAGGSESGGYGVPTKGAPVFGTSGPAFGNGGANAGANAGVNAGGSGSGGYGVPTKGAPVFGTSGPTFGTGGANAGANAGVNVGGSGSAGYGVPTKGTPVIGTSGPTFGTGGANAGANAGVNAGANAGVNAGANAGVNAGGSGSGGYGVPTKGVPVFGTSGPAFGTGGANTGANAGVNVGGSGSGGYGVPTKGVPVFGTSGPTFGTGGANAGANAGVNVGDSGSSGYGVPTKGAPIFGTSGPGFGTGGANAGANAGVNAGGSGSGGYGVPTKGAPVFGTSGPAFGNGGANAGANTGVGGSGSGGYDVPSKGTPVFGTSGSTFGTGGANAGANAGANVGANAGSGSGSNGFNVGPSKDGSDSRLVFGTGGLGFAGANAKADAVANVGSGGSGNSGYDGNGFGFGDASASASAKAEASASSGTGSSNAIANANSNSFKGFSGSNASAKSSAKSSGFGNGSANANAQASSKASSGSGNSFASSSASANVDTRSLLVFRD
- the LOC108003649 gene encoding uncharacterized transmembrane protein DDB_G0289901 isoform X1, whose amino-acid sequence is MRYLECFVPLMVLSCLASSFAEPGVLFDLAKDHQKRVAGLLDPLGLFHKKDQSSSSSHSYGSNLQLGPLSFSSSLASSSATAEGNGATSVAKANSQAFGQGSAKADASAIANAQDYSSNIGHYYYAPTDVQQYDGSGGSQSITNPNDGYNAANTVASAAANANANANYNANRGANSNVNANANSNAVPYTGASPANYYSPGYDLSDTGANANTNVKSNNANNGAGTLDGYYTAPESFRGNAAATASADAKANSISGTGSSDDYYAPGGSWNDGGTIADANAKTNIIDGVTSGYKPGMKSDVDRQFESNGGVELPNGYYSSGTRSNAVTGSKIPYRPHDDEETVVVIVDPSPVYRPPLGRPPLSRLPLGRPPFGRPPPFGNPPPFGRLPSFGKPSPPSFGRPSFERYPQPDHGPETIKVIVIEDPAYHSQAGVSKDGKAQYGQPINPVGNYQNGYPGANANANANAIAIANANAKANAGANAGANAGANAGANAGANSISGANGYPVQQSGYYPGNAPTTSIGTNNPFLTGSQGSGGANAGANAGVNAGVLGNAYPGTSGSGSQGAGNYQAGSSNPFLTGGQGQGNAGANVGANAAANAAANAGVISQGQIGAQNPFLNPEFQLSASPHGLGEYVINGAKTVEKQNGGSPIPTTYPGQGSKPGSYETNVPTIVGGANAGANAGAIANANAGANTGGYGQPVKQSPVNPSTNYEGGVGSGTVFENTGSAFGNSGSGNNGYAVPTYQTGLVSGGANAGANAGVNAGGSESGGYGVPTKGAPVFGTSGPAFGNGGANAGANAGVNAGGSGSGGYGVPTKGAPVFGTSGPTFGTGGANAGANAGVNVGGSGSAGYGVPTKGTPVIGTSGPTFGTGGANAGANAGVNAGANAGVNAGANAGVNAGGSGSGGYGVPTKGVPVFGTSGPAFGTGGANTGANAGVNVGGSGSGGYGVPTKGVPVFGTSGPTFGTGGANAGANAGVNVGDSGSSGYGVPTKGAPIFGTSGPGFGTGGANAGANAGVNAGGSGSGGYGVPTKGAPVFGTSGPAFGNGGANAGANTGVGGSGSGGYDVPSKGTPVFGTSGSTFGTGGANAGANAGANVGANAGSGSGSNGFNVGPSKDGSDSRLVFGTGGLGFAGANAKADAVANVGSGGSGNSGYDGNGFGFGDASASASAKAEASASSGTGSSNAIANANSNSFKGFSGSNASAKSSAKSSGFGNGSANANAQASSKASSGSGNSFASSSASANVDTRSLLVFRD
- the LOC108003649 gene encoding uncharacterized transmembrane protein DDB_G0289901 isoform X2 — translated: MRYLECFVPLMVLSCLASSFAEPGVLFDLAKDHQKRVAGLLDPLGLFHKKDQSSSSSHSYGSNLQLGPLSFSSSLASSSATAEGNGATSVAKANSQAFGQGSAKADASAIANAQDYSSNIGHYYYAPTDVQQYDGSGGSQSITNPNDGYNAANTVASAAANANANANYNANRGANSNVNANANSNAVPYTGASPANYYSPGYDLSDTGANANTNVKSNNANNGAGTLDGYYTAPESFRGNAAATASADAKANSISGTGSSDDYYAPGGSWNDGGTIADANAKTNIIDGVTSGYKPGMKSDVDRQFESNGGVELPNGYYSSGTRSNAVTGSKIPYRPHDDEETVVVIVDPSPVYRPPLGRPPLSRLPLGRPPFGRPPPFGNPPPFGRLPSFGKPSPPSFGRPSFERYPQPDHGPETIKVIVIEDPAYHSQGVSKDGKAQYGQPINPVGNYQNGYPGANANANANAIAIANANAKANAGANAGANAGANAGANAGANSISGANGYPVQQSGYYPGNAPTTSIGTNNPFLTGSQGSGGANAGANAGVNAGVLGNAYPGTSGSGSQGAGNYQAGSSNPFLTGGQGQGNAGANVGANAAANAAANAGVISQGQIGAQNPFLNPEFQLSASPHGLGEYVINGAKTVEKQNGGSPIPTTYPGQGSKPGSYETNVPTIVGGANAGANAGAIANANAGANTGGYGQPVKQSPVNPSTNYEGGVGSGTVFENTGSAFGNSGSGNNGYAVPTYQTGLVSGGANAGANAGVNAGGSESGGYGVPTKGAPVFGTSGPAFGNGGANAGANAGVNAGGSGSGGYGVPTKGAPVFGTSGPTFGTGGANAGANAGVNVGGSGSAGYGVPTKGTPVIGTSGPTFGTGGANAGANAGVNAGANAGVNAGANAGVNAGGSGSGGYGVPTKGVPVFGTSGPAFGTGGANTGANAGVNVGGSGSGGYGVPTKGVPVFGTSGPTFGTGGANAGANAGVNVGDSGSSGYGVPTKGAPIFGTSGPGFGTGGANAGANAGVNAGGSGSGGYGVPTKGAPVFGTSGPAFGNGGANAGANTGVGGSGSGGYDVPSKGTPVFGTSGSTFGTGGANAGANAGANVGANAGSGSGSNGFNVGPSKDGSDSRLVFGTGGLGFAGANAKADAVANVGSGGSGNSGYDGNGFGFGDASASASAKAEASASSGTGSSNAIANANSNSFKGFSGSNASAKSSAKSSGFGNGSANANAQASSKASSGSGNSFASSSASANVDTRSLLVFRD
- the LOC108003649 gene encoding uncharacterized transmembrane protein DDB_G0289901 isoform X6: MRYLECFVPLMVLSCLASSFAEPGVLFDLAKDHQKRVAGLLDPLGLFHKKDQSSSSSHSYGSNLQLGPLSFSSSLASSSATAEGNGATSVAKANSQAFGQGSAKADASAIANAQGVSKDGKAQYGQPINPVGNYQNGYPGANANANANAIAIANANAKANAGANAGANAGANAGANAGANSISGANGYPVQQSGYYPGNAPTTSIGTNNPFLTGSQGSGGANAGANAGVNAGVLGNAYPGTSGSGSQGAGNYQAGSSNPFLTGGQGQGNAGANVGANAAANAAANAGVISQGQIGAQNPFLNPEFQLSASPHGLGEYVINGAKTVEKQNGGSPIPTTYPGQGSKPGSYETNVPTIVGGANAGANAGAIANANAGANTGGYGQPVKQSPVNPSTNYEGGVGSGTVFENTGSAFGNSGSGNNGYAVPTYQTGLVSGGANAGANAGVNAGGSESGGYGVPTKGAPVFGTSGPAFGNGGANAGANAGVNAGGSGSGGYGVPTKGAPVFGTSGPTFGTGGANAGANAGVNVGGSGSAGYGVPTKGTPVIGTSGPTFGTGGANAGANAGVNAGANAGVNAGANAGVNAGGSGSGGYGVPTKGVPVFGTSGPAFGTGGANTGANAGVNVGGSGSGGYGVPTKGVPVFGTSGPTFGTGGANAGANAGVNVGDSGSSGYGVPTKGAPIFGTSGPGFGTGGANAGANAGVNAGGSGSGGYGVPTKGAPVFGTSGPAFGNGGANAGANTGVGGSGSGGYDVPSKGTPVFGTSGSTFGTGGANAGANAGANVGANAGSGSGSNGFNVGPSKDGSDSRLVFGTGGLGFAGANAKADAVANVGSGGSGNSGYDGNGFGFGDASASASAKAEASASSGTGSSNAIANANSNSFKGFSGSNASAKSSAKSSGFGNGSANANAQASSKASSGSGNSFASSSASANVDTRSLLVFRD